CCCCGCGAACACGCGCAGCGGATAATTGGAAAGCAGCGCGACGATGGTGCCCACCAGGTACATGGTGGTGGCGGCCGCGAACGGAGTCAGCCACAGCCAGGGGTGCCCGGCCAGCGTGAGGTCGCGGATGCGCGAGCCCGGCGGCAGGCCGCGCAGCAGCATCGCCTCCCACGCTTCGTTGATCACGATGTTTCCGCTGCTCACGACCGCCACGCCCATCGCCCATACGACGTAGACGGCCACCAGCGCCATCAGCCAGGCCCAGCCGCTCCACACGCGGAGCAGCGTGTGGCGGGCGCGGTCCACGGGCAGGCTCCACAGGTACGCGCGGCGCGACGGCTCGTCGTGCTTCCACACCGCGAGGGGTGAAAAGATGCTGAGGATCACCACCGGCCACGTCATGTCGGCCACGCTGTAGTCGGCGCCACCCGTTTCGCGCGGCGCGACCACCGCCATCACCACCAGCAGCAGCACCAGCACGGCGCCGATCTCCAGCCGCACCGACTGGCCCACGGTGCGCAGGGCCTCGCGCGCCACGGCGCCCCGGGCGGGCACGGGCGACAGCGGGTGGACGGGCGCGGCGTTCAGGGTCGATTCCATGGTCAGCGCTCCTGGTGGCGGTAGGCGGCCAGCAGGGTGGCCGCCAGCCCGGTGCCCGTCCACAGCAGCACCGACGAGACCCACGCACCGAAGACGGGCACGTCGCGGATCGCCTGGCCGGCCGGGAGCGGCTCGTTGAAGCGGAACACGATGCCCGTGGCGTGCGTCATCAGGCCGTATCGCCCCACCACGACGTACCGGAACAGCTCGTCGGCCATGTGCCCCACGGTGCCTCCCGCGGCCTCTGCCATCGCGATGGTGACCACGAAGGTGAACGCCACCCCGGCGTACACGCGCAGGGGATGGTCCATCAGCAGGGCCACCGCGCTGCCCACGAAGTAGCCGGTAGACGCCGCCACGAAGGGAACCACCCACACCCAGGGGTTTCCGCCCAGCGTCATGTCGCGCAGCACGGTGCCGGGGGGCTGGCCGCGCAGCAGCGCGGTTTCCCAGTCGGAGTTGAGGACGATGTGCCCGCCCGTGAGCAGCGGAATGCTGAGGGCCCACACCACGTAGACGGCCACCAGCCCCATCAGCCAGGCCCACCCGCTCGCGGCCTTCATCAGCGTGTGGCGGAACCGGTCTACCGGCATGCTCCACAGGTACCCGCGGCGCGACGGCTCATCGGCCTTCCACACCGCCAGCGGGGCGAAGAGCCCCAGCACCAGGATGGGCCAGGTCATGTCGGCCACGTCGTAGTCGGCGCCGCCGGGGGACGCCACCGGCTCGAAGAACAGGATCACCGCCGCCAGTCCCAGCAGCAGCAGCAGGAGGGCGCCCATCTCCAGCCGCACCGACTCGCCCACGGCGCGCAGGGTCTCGCGCAGCACGGCGGCGCGGGCCGGGAGCGGATGCAGCGTTTCGGCCGCGCCGGTCATGCCCGTTCCCTGCGGCTGAGGAGGGCGATGGCGGCGTCGGCCAGGGTGAGCGGGGCGGCGTCTCGCACGGTGGCGCCGGCGCTGGTGAGCTGCTGCACCACCTCGCGCTCCTCGCCCCAGATGCTCCACTGGATCTCGCGCCCGAAGCTGCCCTTGCGCAGCACCGCGCCGTTCAGCCCCGGCGCGCCCGCCCAGCCGTCGGGCACCTCGGCGTGGTAGCGGCGCAGCTTGCGGTGAAGCTCGTCGCGCGGCACCTGCATCATCAGCTTGCCGTCGCGCATCGCCCCCACGTGGTCGGCCAGCCGGTCGACGTCGTGCACCTGGTGCGTGCTGATGACCACCGTCGTCGGCGATTCGGTGATGTGGTCCGTCAGCAGCCCCAGCGTCTCGTCGAGCATCACCGGGTCCAGCCCGTCCGTGGGCTCGTCGAGCACCAGCAGACGGGGGCGATGCGCCAGCGCCATCGTCAGGTGCACGCGGCGCCCCTGGCCCTTGGACAGGCTGCCGAACTTGCGGTCCATCTTCAACCCGAAGACCTCCGCCAGCCGCGCCGCATAGTCGGCGTCCCAGGTGGGATAGAAGGTGGCGTGGTGCTGCAGGAGCCGCCCCACGCGCATCCACCCGTAGCCCCAGTCGTGGCGCTCGGGAACGTAGCCGATCTGCGCCCGCACCTCCGGGCCGCGCGCGCGCGGGTCCAGCCCGAACACCTCGGCCGTTCCCGCGTCGGTGCGCACCAGGTCCATCAGCACCTTGAAGGTGGTGCTCTTGCCGGCGCCGTTGGGGCCCACCAGCACGTACACGGCGCCCTCGGGCACCTGCAGGTTCACGCCGTCCAGGGCGGTCTCGCGCCCGAAGCGCTTGGCCAAGCCGTGGGTCCGCACGGCCAGGGACCCGCTGGAAAGGTCGGTGGGAAGCACGGGGCTCATGGTTGTTCTGCCAGGGTGTGAGGGTCGCGCGACCCGGCGGCTTCGCGGATGGCGTCGATCAGTTCTTCGGCGCTCACGCCGTTGCGGTGGGCCTCCACCAGCGCCCGCTCGGCCACGCCCGCGGCCAGGGCGCGGCGCTCGGTGCCGTTCGTCCCCGCCGCGGCCACGAAGGTGCCCTGGCCGCGGCGCACGTAGGCCACGCCCGCGCGCTCCAGCTCGCGGTAGGCCTGGGCCACGGTGTTGGGGTTCACGCGCAGGTCCGAGGCGAGCTGGCGCACGGACGGAAGCGGGTCTTCGGGACGGAGCGTCCCCAGCACGATCGCGCGCCGCACCTCGTCCATGATCTGGACGTAGATGGGCCGCGGGTCGGCGGTGTTGATGGCTAGCTGCATCGGGCTCCCTGTTGAGCTGCCCTGCGGTGATTCATGGGATGGTCATCCGGGCGTTCAGCTCTTCCTTTGATGTCGGGCCGGTGCGGGTGGCGGGGCGGGATGAGAGCACTCCCGTGGCGCCAGCGTACTAGAGTGCTAGTACACTAATGCGCCACGCGAACGTCGTCAAGGATCTCTGCTGTGGATGCGGCGAGGGCTACGGGAGCGCTAGCGAGATGCCGATGCCCATCCGCCCATCCGCGGCCTGCACGAGCCCGACGCGGTAGCCGCCGTGGCGCACGGGCTCCCAGTTCCGGGTGCCGATCACCAGTCCCGCCACTCCGCCGGGGACCGCGAAACCGATCGCCCCCAGGCCAAAGCCGAGGGCGCCGAACTGCGCGTGCTGTGATCGATCGCAGTTGTCGCACTGCGCGGTAATCAGCGCGGCACCGATCACCCCGCCCACCCCTGCGCCGATGGCGGCACCCTGCAGCAGGCCGCGCAGGCGGTTGCGGCCCGCCGCCACGTCGGCCTGCGCGATGCCGGCGATGGGAACGGCGACCGTCCCGGACCCGCTCCGTACGAACACCGTGTCGCCCGCCACCTCGCCGATGCGCCCCTGGATGCGGCCGAGCTCCGGCCCCCGCAGCCGCACCACGGAGTTCTGCGGAAGCGCATCCAGCGCCCGCGCCATGTCCTGCGCCTGCGTCGGACGCGGCAGAACGGACGCAATCAGGAGGACGAGGGCGAACGCAAAGTGCCTGGCCATGTGTGCGGACCCGTTCAGCGGGGCAGGGTCATGACGGCGGCGGCTGCACGGTTGAGCCGCGTGTGCAACGATGTGCGTGGACAGGGATCATCACGCTGTCCTCGCTACGGAGTGGCGAGCGAGACGCCGATTCCCATCCGGCCATCCCCGGCCTGCACCAGCCCGACGCGGGGGGCCGCGGGGCCCACGGGCTCCCAGCTCTCGCCGCCGACCGCCAACCCCATCAGTCCGGTGGGGATGGCGAAGAAGATCGCGCCGGCGACCAGGCCGGCGGCGGCCACCTCGACCCTATCTGATCCGCTGCAGCTGTAGCACGCGGCGGTCATCACCACGGAACCGAGCACGGCGCCCACCCCGGCGCCGATGCGGGCGCCGTGCAGCATGCCGCGCACGGGGTCGCGGTCCGTCGCCACCTCCGCCTGCGCGATACCGGCGATGGGCACCGCGACCTTCCTGGACCCGCGTAGGACGATCACCGTGTCGCCCACCACCTCGCCGATGCGTCCCTGGATGCGGCGCGGCCGAAGCTCCGGTCCGCGCAGCCGCACCACGGAGTTCTGCGGAACGGCATCCAGCGCCCGCGCCATCTCCTGCGCCCCCGCGGATAGCGGCAGGGTGGACGAGATCAGGAGGAGCAGGGGGAACGCGAAGTACCTGGTCATCTGTGTAGGCCTGTCCGTGGCGGTTCAGCGGGGCATGGTCATCACGGCGGCGATGGACTCGATGCCGTCCCACAGGTTCTGCAGCCGCAGGTTTTCGTCCTCGGCGTGCTGGTTGTTGTCGTGGTTCACGATGGGTAGCGTGATGGTGCGCGTTCCCGGCAGCGCCTCGCTGATCAGGGAAAGCGGCAGGCTCCCGCCCAGCGTGGGCACCGCGTACACCGGGTCGCGCGTGGTGGACTGCACGGCGCGGAGCACGGCGCGCGAGATGGGCAGGTCCATGGGGGTGCGCTCGGCGTTGTAGCCGCCGGGCCTCACGATCACCCGCGCGATCCGCGCGTGCGACCGACGCTCGTCCGCCGTCGGCGCGCGGTCCAGCACCAGGTAGCCCTGCGCCCGGATGAAGTCCGCCAGCCGCTGCGCCTGCCGCCGGTGGTCGTTGCCGCGGACCAGGCGCAGGTCCAGCACGGCCGTGGCCTCGGTGGGTATCACGTTGCGGGCGCCCGCGGCGATGCCGCCGCTCTCGAAGCCGTTCACGTTCAGCGACGGCTGCGCGATCAGTTCCGTCAGCGTGCGGCCCGCGCCCTCGGGAGCGGCGATCCCCAGTTCCGTGCGCAGCTGCTGGTCGTACGCGGGAAGGGCGCGCATGGCCTGCGTTTCCACCGCGCCCAGCGGCTCCACGTCGTCGTACCAGCCGGGAATGAGCACGCGGCCGTCGTCGTCCTTCATCGCCCCCAGCAGCTGGGCCAGGCGCATGGCGGGGTTGGGCGCCCAGTTGCCGTAGTGCCCGGAGTGGAGCGGGCGGACGGGACCGTACACCGTTACCTCCACGTTCACGTCGCCGCGCACACCGAACACCACCTGCTTCTTGCCGTTCTGATGCACCGGGCCGTCGACGATGATCCACGCGTCCGCGGCCAGCAGCCCCGCCTGCCGCGAGAGGATGCTGGTCAGGTGCGGTGAGCCCGCTTCTTCCTCGCCCTCGAAGAAGATCTTGAGGTTGGACGTAGGCGTGGAGCCGGATGCCCGCAGCGCGTCCACCGCGGACAGGATGGCCATCACCCCGGCCTTGTCGTCGGACGACGAGCGCGCGTACAGGCGCCACTCGGGGTCGATCGGCTGGCCGGCGGCGGGCATGGCGACGGGACGTCCGCCCCGGTCCGCGCGCGCCGTCAGCAGCACCGGGCGCCAGGGATGCGTGACCGTCCACTTGCTGCTGTCGGTGGGCTGGCCGTCGAAGTGCGCGTACAGCACCAGCGTGCGCGTGGCGCCGGGCGCCGTCCACTCGCCGTACACGGACGGGGGAGCGGTGGAGTCCGCCGCTTCCATCAGGCGCGGACGCAGCCCCCGGCGCTCCATCATCGCCATGATGTGCGCGGCGTTGCGGCGGATGTTCGCGCGGTCGCTGGCCACGTTGGGAATGGCCAGTAGGTCCACGTACTCGCGCAGGACGGCGTGCTCGTTGGCGCGGGTCCACTCGCGGACGGATGGCGTCTGCGCGGCCGCGGGCCCGGCGAGGGCGAGGGAGAGAGCAGCGGCCAGGGAAACGCG
The nucleotide sequence above comes from Longimicrobium sp.. Encoded proteins:
- a CDS encoding ABC transporter ATP-binding protein, giving the protein MSPVLPTDLSSGSLAVRTHGLAKRFGRETALDGVNLQVPEGAVYVLVGPNGAGKSTTFKVLMDLVRTDAGTAEVFGLDPRARGPEVRAQIGYVPERHDWGYGWMRVGRLLQHHATFYPTWDADYAARLAEVFGLKMDRKFGSLSKGQGRRVHLTMALAHRPRLLVLDEPTDGLDPVMLDETLGLLTDHITESPTTVVISTHQVHDVDRLADHVGAMRDGKLMMQVPRDELHRKLRRYHAEVPDGWAGAPGLNGAVLRKGSFGREIQWSIWGEEREVVQQLTSAGATVRDAAPLTLADAAIALLSRRERA
- a CDS encoding GntR family transcriptional regulator — translated: MQLAINTADPRPIYVQIMDEVRRAIVLGTLRPEDPLPSVRQLASDLRVNPNTVAQAYRELERAGVAYVRRGQGTFVAAAGTNGTERRALAAGVAERALVEAHRNGVSAEELIDAIREAAGSRDPHTLAEQP
- a CDS encoding M20/M25/M40 family metallo-hydrolase, which gives rise to RVSLAAALSLALAGPAAAQTPSVREWTRANEHAVLREYVDLLAIPNVASDRANIRRNAAHIMAMMERRGLRPRLMEAADSTAPPSVYGEWTAPGATRTLVLYAHFDGQPTDSSKWTVTHPWRPVLLTARADRGGRPVAMPAAGQPIDPEWRLYARSSSDDKAGVMAILSAVDALRASGSTPTSNLKIFFEGEEEAGSPHLTSILSRQAGLLAADAWIIVDGPVHQNGKKQVVFGVRGDVNVEVTVYGPVRPLHSGHYGNWAPNPAMRLAQLLGAMKDDDGRVLIPGWYDDVEPLGAVETQAMRALPAYDQQLRTELGIAAPEGAGRTLTELIAQPSLNVNGFESGGIAAGARNVIPTEATAVLDLRLVRGNDHRRQAQRLADFIRAQGYLVLDRAPTADERRSHARIARVIVRPGGYNAERTPMDLPISRAVLRAVQSTTRDPVYAVPTLGGSLPLSLISEALPGTRTITLPIVNHDNNQHAEDENLRLQNLWDGIESIAAVMTMPR